From one Thermatribacter velox genomic stretch:
- a CDS encoding nucleotidyltransferase family protein: MNPRELLQEKREEILRICARHGARKVRVFGSVARNEADEKSDIDLIVEFEPGRSLLDHAALWLELQELLGCKVDVVSERGIKPRIRERILREAVPL; the protein is encoded by the coding sequence ATGAACCCCAGAGAACTTCTGCAGGAAAAGCGTGAGGAAATCCTGCGCATCTGTGCCAGACATGGAGCCCGGAAAGTGCGGGTCTTTGGCTCAGTAGCTCGGAACGAAGCAGATGAGAAAAGTGACATCGATCTGATTGTAGAATTCGAACCAGGTCGCAGTCTCCTGGACCACGCTGCGCTCTGGCTCGAGCTTCAGGAGCTTCTCGGCTGCAAAGTGGACGTGGTTAGCGAGCGTGGCATCAAGCCCAGAATTCGGGAGCGCATCCTTCGTGAAGCAGTGCCGTTATGA
- a CDS encoding glutaminyl-peptide cyclotransferase, whose translation MKSWRVSPHDPSAFTQGLLFADGLLYESTGLYGKSSLRRVSPETGRVLKQVSLSRELFGEGLALRGSELVQLTWREHLVLFWDLDTLQPVKTLPYPFEGWGLAFDGERFIASDGSSTLRFFRPEDFSLVREVTVTAGGREVDRINELEYAEGKIYANLWYEDLVVVVDPQSGAVVGWLDCSLLRQELGSEAEVMNGIAFDPESGNFYLTGKNWPWMFLVRIEE comes from the coding sequence ATGAAGTCCTGGCGCGTTTCCCCCCATGACCCCTCAGCCTTCACTCAGGGTCTTCTTTTTGCCGACGGCCTGCTTTATGAAAGCACCGGACTGTACGGTAAATCGAGCCTACGTCGGGTATCGCCGGAGACAGGCAGGGTACTGAAGCAGGTTTCACTAAGCAGAGAGCTTTTCGGGGAAGGGCTCGCTCTTCGGGGCAGTGAGCTTGTGCAGCTCACCTGGCGGGAGCATCTCGTCCTTTTCTGGGACCTGGATACTTTGCAGCCTGTAAAGACGCTTCCTTACCCTTTTGAAGGGTGGGGGCTTGCCTTTGACGGTGAGCGTTTCATTGCCAGTGATGGTTCCTCAACCTTGCGTTTTTTCAGGCCCGAGGACTTTTCTTTAGTGAGGGAAGTCACGGTGACTGCAGGAGGGCGGGAAGTGGACAGGATCAACGAGCTTGAGTATGCAGAGGGAAAAATTTATGCCAACCTGTGGTATGAGGACCTGGTCGTGGTGGTGGACCCCCAAAGTGGGGCAGTGGTGGGCTGGCTGGACTGTTCTCTTCTGCGCCAGGAACTGGGCAGTGAAGCCGAAGTTATGAACGGAATTGCTTTTGATCCGGAGAGCGGGAACTTTTACCTGACCGGGAAAAACTGGCCCTGGATGTTCCTGGTGAGGATTGAGGAATAA
- a CDS encoding GGDEF domain-containing protein — protein MKAHHFFGNLEHMLTERISRPARVMRLVFVLSFLPAYTIWVLRDGLSWVDALPLPAALSFAIAQLLGRRKRSFFNPLSVWSGCALVILTIIATGRENSPFLFLFFLPILSYGLEKDYLCAKRAFLVNSASYLLLIVLSFLRGNLFSLSYLIGTLISGYAMMKALDHNLGFLEWQIRILSKQAFRDSLTGLLNRAALQQMASEFITRKMPFVLLLADLDGFKRYNDRKGHLAGDMLLREVARVLQDSFRSQDLIFRYGGDEFLVLIPEGDPALAEELAQRLKRNLQLALEGEVGISCGFSLFPQEAKTLKHLLQIADERLYEEKARVSPEHRRLVEDDSLPKEH, from the coding sequence ATGAAAGCGCATCATTTTTTTGGCAATCTGGAGCACATGCTCACCGAGCGTATAAGCAGGCCAGCGCGTGTGATGCGTCTGGTTTTCGTTTTGAGCTTTCTCCCTGCTTATACCATCTGGGTTCTGCGAGATGGTCTATCCTGGGTTGACGCCCTGCCGCTTCCTGCAGCACTCTCTTTCGCAATCGCGCAACTCCTGGGCCGGAGGAAGAGGTCCTTCTTCAACCCTCTTTCTGTATGGAGCGGTTGTGCCTTGGTAATTTTGACTATTATTGCAACTGGCAGGGAAAACAGTCCTTTCCTATTTCTCTTCTTTTTGCCCATTTTGAGTTACGGTCTGGAAAAAGACTATCTGTGCGCAAAACGAGCATTTCTTGTGAACAGTGCTTCTTACCTTTTGCTGATTGTTTTATCTTTCTTGAGGGGCAACCTATTCAGCTTGAGCTATCTAATTGGTACCCTCATTTCTGGATACGCCATGATGAAAGCCCTCGACCACAACCTGGGCTTTCTGGAATGGCAGATTCGCATCCTGAGCAAACAAGCTTTTCGGGACTCGCTCACCGGGCTCTTGAACCGGGCCGCTCTGCAACAGATGGCTTCCGAGTTCATAACCAGAAAAATGCCTTTCGTGCTGCTTCTTGCTGACCTTGACGGCTTCAAGCGCTACAACGACCGCAAAGGACATCTGGCAGGGGATATGCTGCTTCGGGAAGTTGCCCGGGTGCTTCAGGACTCCTTCCGCTCCCAGGACCTCATTTTCCGCTACGGCGGAGATGAATTTTTAGTCCTTATCCCCGAAGGAGATCCTGCTCTTGCAGAGGAGCTTGCCCAGCGGCTCAAAAGAAATTTGCAGTTGGCCCTGGAAGGCGAGGTGGGGATTTCCTGCGGCTTTTCGCTTTTTCCTCAAGAAGCCAAAACCTTGAAACACTTGCTCCAAATTGCCGATGAGCGCCTTTACGAAGAAAAAGCTCGGGTTTCCCCCGAACACCGAAGACTCGTCGAGGATGACTCCCTCCCAAAAGAGCACTGA
- a CDS encoding YbhN family protein, whose amino-acid sequence MEKIEKSFDQRKILKQALIGVGGSLISLLCIVIYLFLHEGEISFSVAHPENLFLAAGVLVLAWLFDALRVMLSARIWQKKLRLRDCLTTVLSGYFLSGITPANTGGQVAEIYLLTRSGLSLSEATGLTVVGGALYSFTLVVLFFLSSLLFQLSIPSRIFEITSRLFLLYAVLLGVLSVFLKYPHLLFRVSHKALAFLARFVPRLKGLVEVAPPFLERFFLELREKLLLFLRKPQYLALNISMYSLHFFCLLGTTYFLIQAISESNLSLSATVRLQLPLFFMLRFTPIPGASGIAELSFASLFRALLAGKNLGILVFLWRLYTYYLALAAGSVAFFRTLSR is encoded by the coding sequence GTGGAAAAGATAGAAAAGAGCTTTGACCAGCGCAAGATACTGAAACAGGCCCTAATAGGCGTCGGCGGAAGTTTAATCAGCCTTCTCTGCATCGTCATTTACCTTTTCCTGCATGAAGGTGAAATCTCCTTCTCAGTTGCCCACCCTGAAAACCTCTTCCTGGCAGCAGGTGTTCTGGTTCTGGCTTGGCTTTTCGATGCCCTGCGGGTTATGCTGAGTGCCCGCATCTGGCAGAAAAAGCTGCGCTTGCGGGACTGCCTGACCACGGTGCTCTCTGGGTATTTTTTGAGCGGAATCACTCCCGCCAACACTGGAGGGCAGGTAGCCGAAATTTATCTGCTCACCAGGTCCGGCCTCTCCCTGAGCGAGGCCACCGGTTTGACCGTGGTCGGGGGAGCGCTTTACTCTTTCACCTTAGTGGTCCTTTTCTTCCTCTCTTCGCTCCTCTTTCAGCTCTCCATTCCCTCCCGCATTTTCGAAATTACTTCCCGTCTGTTTCTTCTTTACGCAGTTCTTTTGGGTGTACTTTCCGTTTTCCTGAAATACCCTCATCTTCTTTTTCGGGTCTCCCACAAAGCGCTCGCTTTTCTCGCCCGTTTTGTACCCCGCCTGAAGGGCCTGGTCGAGGTCGCTCCACCTTTTTTGGAGCGCTTTTTCCTTGAGTTACGTGAAAAACTGCTCCTTTTTCTGCGCAAACCCCAATATTTAGCCCTGAATATCTCCATGTACAGTCTCCATTTTTTCTGTCTTCTGGGAACCACGTATTTCCTGATTCAGGCCATCTCAGAAAGCAATCTCTCTTTAAGCGCCACCGTGCGCCTGCAGCTTCCGCTTTTTTTTATGCTGCGCTTCACACCCATCCCGGGAGCAAGCGGTATCGCTGAGCTTTCCTTCGCATCGCTTTTTAGAGCGCTCCTGGCTGGAAAAAATCTGGGCATTCTGGTTTTTCTGTGGCGTCTGTACACGTATTACCTGGCTCTTGCCGCAGGGAGTGTGGCTTTTTTCCGCACTCTTTCCCGTTGA
- a CDS encoding cupin domain-containing protein — MLEKYRHVGKRIQRERLNYGLSLSEVAEATGLSTSFLSLLENGKVVPSLKALDKLCTFFSIHMATLFEEEDNEQEVLFFPREKQIEVSMKGERELRFLLPKRKALEPVLITLYPQSTNQEFTVHKGIEFGYVLEGTIEVHLKGRDPIICKKGDSVLYRADLPHRLLNPTQEVARGIWIGLRENNSL, encoded by the coding sequence TTGCTTGAAAAATACCGTCATGTGGGCAAGCGCATTCAGAGAGAACGCCTCAATTACGGCCTCAGCCTCAGTGAGGTCGCCGAAGCTACCGGCCTCTCTACCTCTTTCCTGAGCTTGCTTGAAAACGGGAAAGTGGTACCTTCGCTCAAGGCGCTCGACAAATTGTGCACCTTTTTCTCCATCCACATGGCTACCCTGTTTGAAGAAGAAGACAACGAACAGGAAGTCCTCTTTTTCCCTCGAGAGAAACAGATTGAGGTCTCCATGAAAGGCGAACGGGAACTACGCTTCCTCCTTCCCAAAAGAAAGGCTCTGGAACCAGTCCTGATAACTCTGTATCCCCAGTCCACAAACCAGGAATTTACCGTTCACAAAGGTATTGAATTCGGCTACGTCCTGGAGGGGACGATTGAAGTACATCTTAAAGGACGCGATCCTATCATTTGCAAAAAGGGCGATTCTGTGCTTTATCGTGCCGACCTCCCCCACCGCCTACTCAACCCCACCCAGGAAGTAGCCCGTGGCATCTGGATTGGCCTGCGAGAAAACAACTCCTTGTAA
- the dhaK gene encoding dihydroxyacetone kinase subunit DhaK has translation MKKILNVPQNAVPEMLAGMVKAHSGLITLLSGTQAVVRKDAPVKGKVAIISGGGSGHEPAHAGYVGRGMLDAALAGAVFAAPPLDDALAALKHCATEQGVLFIIKNYTGDRLLFDMLSEEAEDMGIPTRSVVVADDVAIAEREGTPGRRGVAGTVLIHKIAGARADLGGSLEEVYQVAQKAASWVRSMGVALSPCTLPGSTQPSFTLDEDQIEIGIGIHGEAGVRREKLQPARELTQKLLEKILVDLPYQAGDEVAVLVNGMGSTPLMELYIVFNEVETFLHSKGITIYKALVGEYMTSLDMAGFSITLLKLDAELKELLDHPCLTPCWVQS, from the coding sequence ATGAAAAAAATACTCAATGTTCCCCAGAATGCGGTGCCCGAGATGCTTGCTGGAATGGTGAAGGCTCACTCAGGGCTCATAACCCTTTTATCGGGAACCCAAGCTGTGGTCAGAAAAGATGCACCAGTCAAAGGCAAGGTAGCCATCATAAGTGGAGGAGGAAGCGGTCACGAACCAGCTCACGCTGGATACGTGGGGCGAGGCATGCTGGACGCAGCCCTTGCCGGAGCAGTGTTTGCCGCCCCACCACTTGATGATGCTTTAGCCGCACTCAAACATTGTGCAACCGAACAGGGAGTGCTTTTTATAATTAAAAACTACACCGGAGACCGCTTGCTTTTCGATATGCTTTCTGAAGAGGCAGAAGACATGGGAATACCAACACGGAGCGTGGTGGTAGCTGATGATGTGGCCATAGCCGAGAGAGAAGGAACTCCAGGGCGCCGGGGAGTTGCAGGAACTGTGCTGATTCATAAAATTGCTGGGGCCCGGGCTGACCTGGGAGGGAGTTTAGAGGAAGTTTATCAGGTGGCGCAAAAAGCCGCTTCCTGGGTGCGCAGTATGGGAGTAGCTTTAAGCCCTTGCACGCTTCCAGGAAGCACGCAGCCCAGTTTCACCCTGGATGAAGACCAAATTGAAATCGGTATCGGAATCCATGGAGAAGCAGGTGTGCGGAGAGAGAAACTGCAACCTGCCAGAGAGCTAACTCAAAAGCTGCTTGAAAAAATACTGGTTGACCTTCCTTACCAGGCTGGTGATGAAGTAGCAGTCCTTGTAAATGGCATGGGAAGCACCCCTTTAATGGAGCTCTACATCGTTTTCAACGAAGTAGAAACCTTTCTGCACTCAAAAGGGATTACCATCTACAAAGCTCTGGTGGGTGAGTACATGACTTCTCTTGACATGGCCGGGTTCTCAATTACCTTGCTTAAGCTGGACGCAGAGCTCAAAGAACTCCTGGATCATCCTTGCCTTACCCCTTGCTGGGTACAGAGTTAG
- the dhaL gene encoding dihydroxyacetone kinase subunit DhaL, with protein MNCGKANLMSILQGMVQTIAENEQHLNQLDSVIGDAEHGSNLKQAFEKALCKVETLNVEQPEELLTEFGKAVAGSGCGSGPLFIGLAIKAAGRYLLQSGLQNPSSIKEALRAALEAVKEKGGAQVGDKTLVDALEPAVQAFEKALQSGQSLAEAFAQAREAAREGMLSTKDLAGKRGRASYLGERGVGYQDPGATSIYLLLESVYQSLTRKESNP; from the coding sequence ATGAACTGCGGGAAAGCAAACCTGATGTCGATCCTTCAGGGAATGGTCCAAACCATTGCCGAAAATGAACAGCACCTTAACCAGCTGGATAGTGTCATCGGTGATGCCGAACACGGCTCCAACCTGAAACAGGCCTTTGAAAAAGCTTTGTGCAAAGTCGAAACGCTAAACGTAGAGCAACCTGAAGAGCTGCTCACCGAGTTTGGAAAAGCGGTCGCAGGTTCCGGATGTGGCTCGGGACCACTTTTTATAGGACTGGCCATCAAAGCAGCAGGAAGGTATCTCCTTCAATCGGGGCTTCAAAACCCCTCCAGTATCAAAGAAGCCCTTAGAGCAGCTCTTGAAGCCGTCAAAGAAAAAGGAGGCGCCCAAGTTGGGGATAAAACCTTGGTTGATGCACTGGAACCAGCAGTACAGGCCTTTGAAAAAGCTCTGCAAAGTGGCCAATCCTTAGCGGAAGCCTTTGCCCAGGCAAGAGAAGCTGCCAGAGAGGGAATGCTAAGTACCAAAGACCTGGCTGGCAAGCGGGGAAGAGCTTCCTACCTTGGAGAAAGGGGGGTGGGATATCAGGATCCTGGAGCTACCTCAATTTACCTTTTGCTGGAAAGCGTATACCAAAGCCTAACCAGAAAGGAGAGTAACCCGTGA
- a CDS encoding ABC transporter substrate-binding protein yields the protein MIKRLIILSLVVILFLWISPASQAASDTIKIGLSAPITGNYAEFGENFNYAVQMAADKINAQGGINGKKVEIVVMDSKGDPRESALIAQRFVQDPNILAVIGDFTSTCSLAAAPIYERYGVVQLSPTASHPDFAPSGKYMFGIVGTQDAEGPFNAKYIAKEYLGLNSVAIIYINNDWGVVTKDRFAKAAQENGIKVTIEQPFFEGERDYNAILTKIRQTNPEGLFIAAMYNEASLICQQIRKMGWDVKLLAPSSVFSDSLLKLGGEAVEGLVTNTFFALNDPDPMVQEFIQEFRKRAGRDPNLHAACAYDAMLLLAEAIKKAGFDRKAIRDVLAETKGFQGVTGSITFTPVGDVVRKYKIMVVENGQWVIKKDYTRD from the coding sequence GTGATTAAAAGATTAATAATTTTAAGCCTGGTAGTAATTCTTTTCCTCTGGATATCACCGGCATCTCAAGCGGCGTCGGACACCATTAAAATAGGACTTTCCGCACCGATTACCGGCAACTATGCCGAATTTGGAGAAAACTTCAACTATGCAGTGCAGATGGCTGCAGACAAGATAAACGCTCAGGGAGGGATAAACGGCAAAAAAGTGGAAATTGTGGTCATGGACAGTAAAGGTGACCCCAGGGAGTCAGCACTCATCGCCCAGCGCTTCGTACAGGACCCCAACATCCTGGCGGTAATCGGTGACTTCACCAGCACTTGTTCTCTGGCCGCAGCGCCCATCTATGAGCGCTACGGAGTGGTACAGCTCTCCCCTACCGCTTCCCATCCTGACTTTGCACCTTCCGGGAAATATATGTTTGGCATTGTAGGCACCCAAGACGCCGAAGGCCCCTTTAATGCCAAATATATAGCCAAAGAGTACTTAGGGTTGAACTCAGTAGCCATCATCTACATTAACAATGACTGGGGAGTGGTTACCAAGGACCGCTTTGCAAAAGCAGCCCAGGAAAACGGCATCAAAGTGACCATCGAACAACCTTTCTTTGAAGGCGAGCGTGATTACAACGCCATTTTAACCAAAATTCGCCAGACCAACCCCGAGGGTTTGTTCATCGCCGCCATGTACAACGAGGCCTCCCTTATCTGCCAGCAGATTCGCAAAATGGGTTGGGACGTAAAGCTGCTTGCCCCAAGCTCGGTATTTTCCGACAGCCTGCTCAAGCTGGGAGGAGAAGCGGTGGAAGGTCTGGTAACTAACACCTTTTTTGCCCTCAACGACCCTGACCCCATGGTTCAGGAATTCATCCAGGAATTCCGTAAAAGAGCTGGTCGCGACCCTAACCTCCACGCAGCCTGTGCCTACGATGCTATGTTACTTCTGGCAGAAGCCATTAAAAAAGCAGGCTTTGACCGCAAGGCTATCAGAGATGTCCTGGCAGAAACCAAAGGATTCCAAGGAGTAACCGGTTCCATAACCTTCACCCCGGTGGGAGATGTGGTTAGAAAATACAAAATCATGGTGGTCGAAAACGGCCAGTGGGTGATTAAAAAAGACTATACCAGAGACTAA
- a CDS encoding branched-chain amino acid ABC transporter permease yields the protein MFFLQQLLNGIAQGSIYALMAIGYSIILGVVGLVSFVHGEVIMIGAFAGFYVLTFLYSNVLVALLAGFVATWALGMFIEKICYKPFRNAAREVALIATIGLSITLRSSAQIVFGTQQKFMPDMFGNRFFAVGDIRIAYTQVFVMLVVVALCIALRQLFFRTRFGIALRAVAMDKKAAALLGVNVNRTILFGNALACSLGGISGVLLGMYYNAVHPLMGATMAMKAFTSTVFGGLTSTTGAAIGGLLLGIFENLGVAFLSSGYRDIIAFLILIVVLLIKPSGLLGRKGVEL from the coding sequence ATGTTTTTTCTTCAGCAACTCCTGAACGGTATAGCCCAGGGCTCCATTTATGCCCTCATGGCTATCGGCTATTCTATAATCCTGGGTGTGGTGGGGCTGGTCAGTTTCGTCCACGGCGAAGTTATCATGATTGGAGCCTTTGCCGGCTTTTACGTTTTGACTTTCCTCTACAGTAACGTACTGGTTGCCCTCCTCGCTGGTTTTGTAGCCACCTGGGCGCTGGGAATGTTCATCGAGAAAATCTGTTACAAGCCTTTTCGCAACGCAGCACGAGAGGTGGCTCTCATTGCTACTATTGGTCTTTCCATCACCCTGCGTAGCTCTGCCCAGATTGTTTTTGGGACTCAACAAAAGTTCATGCCCGATATGTTCGGCAACCGTTTCTTCGCTGTCGGAGATATTCGCATCGCTTATACCCAGGTCTTTGTAATGCTGGTTGTGGTGGCGCTCTGCATTGCCTTGCGACAGCTCTTTTTCCGCACCCGGTTCGGCATAGCACTGCGGGCAGTAGCCATGGACAAAAAAGCAGCAGCACTACTGGGTGTCAACGTGAACCGAACCATACTTTTCGGCAACGCCCTGGCCTGCTCTCTGGGTGGAATATCTGGGGTGTTGCTCGGTATGTACTATAATGCGGTGCATCCTCTCATGGGAGCAACCATGGCTATGAAGGCCTTCACGTCTACGGTTTTCGGCGGGTTGACCAGTACTACCGGCGCAGCCATCGGCGGACTTCTTCTGGGCATCTTTGAAAACCTGGGTGTGGCTTTTCTTTCTTCCGGCTACCGCGACATCATCGCCTTTTTAATCCTGATTGTGGTGCTTTTGATTAAACCCTCAGGGCTTTTGGGCAGGAAGGGGGTTGAGCTCTGA
- a CDS encoding branched-chain amino acid ABC transporter permease, producing MATNPRIILFAILGVFLLLLPLLLSNDYFMRVATVILLYVLLASSLNVINGYSGQFNIGHAAFYCIGAYTAAILSTRYGFSFWVLLPLSGLVSALFSCLLGIPTLRLRGIYFAMTTLGFSEIIRLSVLNWTSLTRGPMGIPGIPFPNLFGMELRSNAHFYYVILGIVALMLLVTQRVLNSRIGRAWIAIREDQAAARAMGVEAFKYKLINLMLGAFWAGVAGCFYAFFASYISADSFTLDEGFSILAMVLVGGQGTLLGPVIGATFLTLLSEFFRGIAQYRLVIFGIAILLTVYLRPQGIAGSSMLFRRYRETEESGIEVEIEEVELDATHT from the coding sequence ATGGCCACGAACCCCCGGATAATCCTGTTTGCGATTTTGGGTGTTTTCTTACTCTTGCTCCCCCTTTTGCTCAGCAACGACTACTTTATGCGAGTCGCCACGGTGATACTACTTTACGTGTTGCTTGCCAGCAGTCTTAACGTGATTAACGGTTACTCCGGGCAATTCAACATCGGACACGCTGCCTTTTACTGTATCGGTGCTTACACCGCAGCCATTCTTTCCACCCGATACGGCTTCAGCTTCTGGGTACTTTTGCCTCTGAGCGGGCTGGTATCAGCGCTTTTCAGTTGTCTTTTGGGAATACCAACCTTGCGCCTGCGGGGTATTTACTTTGCTATGACCACTCTGGGTTTTTCAGAAATTATTCGTCTATCCGTCCTCAACTGGACTTCTTTAACCCGCGGCCCAATGGGAATACCCGGTATTCCTTTCCCCAACCTTTTCGGTATGGAACTGCGCAGTAATGCCCACTTTTACTACGTCATCCTGGGCATAGTGGCTCTGATGCTTCTTGTGACCCAGCGAGTGCTCAACTCAAGAATTGGGCGGGCCTGGATTGCCATACGTGAGGACCAGGCAGCAGCAAGAGCCATGGGAGTGGAAGCTTTCAAGTACAAGCTGATTAATCTTATGCTTGGAGCCTTCTGGGCAGGAGTAGCTGGCTGTTTCTATGCCTTCTTTGCAAGCTACATAAGTGCCGATAGTTTTACTCTCGACGAAGGTTTCTCCATCTTGGCCATGGTGCTCGTGGGTGGCCAGGGAACACTACTTGGTCCGGTCATCGGCGCCACATTTCTCACCCTGCTTTCCGAATTTTTCCGGGGTATCGCCCAATACCGGCTGGTTATCTTTGGCATTGCCATTCTGCTCACCGTTTACCTGCGACCTCAGGGCATTGCTGGAAGCAGCATGCTGTTCCGCAGATATCGGGAAACCGAAGAAAGTGGAATAGAAGTTGAAATCGAGGAGGTGGAGCTTGATGCCACCCATACTTGA
- a CDS encoding ABC transporter ATP-binding protein, protein MPPILETQKVSRYFGGLKALDEVSIQIFPGEIYGIIGPNGAGKTTLFNVLTGTIRASSGEVFFKGKKISGLPPEKIARMGMARTFQGIKLFKYMTVLDNVKIGFHTQTRTSLWDAIFHTRTYKKEEEMVAQKGLDILKRVELDSYASYTASSLPYGMQRKLEIARALSLNPDILLLDEPAAGMNPRETEELVEFIKKLNAEGLTIVVIEHDMKLIMNVCHRIAVLDHGVKICEGSPQDVQCNQKVIEAYLGRGKIGSKRSSIAGEGSGTHA, encoded by the coding sequence ATGCCACCCATACTTGAAACCCAAAAGGTCAGCCGCTACTTTGGAGGTCTGAAAGCCCTGGATGAAGTGAGCATTCAGATATTTCCAGGTGAAATCTATGGCATCATCGGGCCCAACGGAGCTGGAAAAACTACTCTATTCAACGTACTGACAGGAACCATCAGAGCAAGCAGCGGAGAAGTCTTTTTCAAAGGGAAAAAAATAAGCGGTCTTCCACCTGAGAAAATCGCCAGGATGGGTATGGCCAGGACTTTTCAAGGCATCAAGCTCTTCAAGTATATGACCGTGCTTGATAACGTTAAAATTGGTTTCCACACCCAAACCAGGACTTCCCTGTGGGATGCTATCTTCCATACCCGAACTTACAAAAAAGAAGAAGAAATGGTGGCTCAGAAAGGCCTGGACATCCTCAAAAGAGTGGAATTGGATAGCTACGCCTCCTACACTGCTTCCAGCCTACCCTACGGCATGCAGCGCAAGCTGGAGATTGCCAGAGCCTTGTCCCTGAACCCAGACATTTTACTACTCGATGAGCCAGCAGCGGGAATGAATCCTCGAGAAACCGAAGAACTGGTTGAATTCATAAAAAAACTCAATGCAGAAGGCTTAACCATTGTGGTCATCGAGCACGACATGAAACTGATTATGAACGTGTGCCACCGAATAGCGGTCTTGGACCACGGTGTCAAAATCTGTGAGGGATCACCTCAGGATGTGCAGTGTAACCAGAAAGTTATCGAAGCCTACCTTGGCCGGGGCAAAATTGGCAGCAAAAGAAGCAGCATCGCTGGAGAAGGGAGTGGTACACATGCTTAA
- a CDS encoding ABC transporter ATP-binding protein — protein sequence MLKVENLHVAYGSIKALKGVNLEVKDQEIVTLIGANGAGKSTLLLSISNLVKKQKGKVLFLDEDITHEEPSAIVRRGICHVPEGRHIFPYLTVEENLLMGDFGNPVSNPARRRENLDRVYQLFPRLKERRKQQGGTLSGGEQQMLAIGRGLMLEPRLMMLDEPSLGLAPIIVEQIFELILDIRKMGTTVLLIEQNANMALQIADRAYVLETGRVTLSGSATELLNDPRVVQVYLGIG from the coding sequence ATGCTTAAGGTGGAAAACCTCCACGTTGCCTATGGGAGCATCAAAGCGCTCAAGGGTGTGAATCTGGAAGTCAAAGACCAGGAAATCGTGACCCTGATTGGAGCCAATGGGGCCGGGAAAAGCACGCTACTTCTCAGCATATCCAACCTGGTTAAAAAACAAAAAGGGAAAGTTCTTTTCCTTGATGAGGATATCACCCACGAGGAGCCAAGCGCAATAGTGCGCCGGGGCATTTGCCACGTACCCGAAGGAAGACACATATTTCCCTACCTCACTGTGGAGGAAAACCTCCTCATGGGAGATTTTGGGAATCCAGTCTCCAATCCCGCTCGCCGACGTGAAAACCTGGACCGGGTATATCAGCTTTTTCCCCGGCTCAAAGAAAGGCGTAAGCAGCAGGGCGGCACCCTGAGCGGCGGGGAACAGCAAATGCTGGCCATCGGCAGAGGGCTCATGCTGGAGCCTCGTCTGATGATGCTCGATGAGCCCTCCCTGGGTCTGGCTCCCATCATCGTGGAACAGATTTTTGAACTCATTCTGGACATTCGCAAAATGGGAACCACCGTGCTTTTAATAGAACAAAACGCCAACATGGCCCTCCAGATAGCCGATCGGGCCTATGTGCTGGAAACTGGAAGAGTAACACTCTCCGGGAGTGCCACTGAACTTCTAAACGACCCCAGGGTGGTACAGGTATACCTTGGCATCGGCTAA
- a CDS encoding L-2-amino-thiazoline-4-carboxylic acid hydrolase, translated as MTIKNVSKISDPETEKLRQAIEHRATWFYLLLDEAKKRGLNWEDFARKAIFRCGCFHGETRFSKTDDLRRFGKEFANETVRKIFEMQIVEASEDRFVVEFNYCPLVAAWQKFTQDEQEIATLCDIAMEGDRGIISTFPGFKMELQDTIASGGKVCRLIISKEKPQCEG; from the coding sequence ATGACCATCAAAAACGTAAGCAAAATCAGCGATCCAGAAACCGAAAAATTGCGTCAGGCCATAGAACATCGGGCAACCTGGTTCTACCTTCTGCTCGATGAGGCCAAAAAAAGAGGCCTGAACTGGGAAGACTTTGCAAGGAAAGCCATCTTTAGATGTGGCTGTTTTCACGGTGAAACCCGTTTCAGCAAAACCGACGACCTGCGCCGGTTTGGTAAGGAATTCGCCAACGAAACCGTTCGCAAAATCTTCGAAATGCAGATTGTGGAAGCCTCCGAAGACCGCTTTGTAGTCGAATTCAACTACTGTCCCTTAGTTGCTGCCTGGCAGAAATTCACCCAGGACGAGCAAGAAATTGCTACCCTCTGCGACATCGCCATGGAAGGTGACCGGGGCATTATAAGCACCTTCCCAGGTTTTAAAATGGAACTTCAAGACACCATTGCCTCTGGTGGAAAGGTGTGCCGATTGATTATCAGCAAAGAAAAACCTCAATGCGAGGGATAA